The genomic segment gAAAATTGGAGGCACAGACAAAGGCCAAAGTCCAAATAcagaatcagagtccagaaccagAATAACAACATAAACATACGGCTCAGTAAGGGTCACTGGgaatgcaatacttcataatgttgtAGAGTGAACAGCGTCCTTTTACAATGCTGATTCCAAAACAGTtgtgacaaagtataaattgtaaataaaaatggaatgcaataatttacaaatctcaaaaactgatattgtattcacaaaagaacatagacaacatatcaaatgccgaaagtgagacattttgaaatttcatgacagcaacacatctcaaaaacgttgggacaggggcaataagaggctggaaaagttaaaggtacaagaaaggaacagatggaggaccaaattgcaactcattaggtcaattggcaataggtcattaacatgactgggtataaaaagagcatcttggagtggcagcggctctcagaagtaaagatgggaagaggatcaccaatccccctaattctgcgccgacaaatagtggagcaatatcagaaaggagttcgacagtgtaaaattgcaaagagtttgaacatatcatcatcgacagtgcataatatcatcaaaagattcagagaatctggaagaatctctgtgcgtaagggtcaaggccggaaaaccatactgggtgcccatgattttcgggcccttagacggcactgcatcacatacaggcatgcttctgtattggtcacaaaatgggctcaggaatatttccagagaacattatctgtgaacacaattcaccgtgccatccgccattgccagataaaactctagttgaaagaagaagccatatctaaacatgatccagaagcgcagacgtcttctctgggccaaggctcatttaaaatggactgtggcaaagtggaaaactgttctgtggtcagacgaatcaaaatttgaagttctttatggaaatcagggacgccgtgtcattcggactaaagaggagaaggacgacccaagttgttatcagcgctcagttcagaagtctgcatctctgatggtatggggttacattagtgcgtgtggcatgggcagcttacacatctggaaagacaccatcaattctgaaaggtatatccaggttctagagcaacatatgctcccatccagacgacgtctctttcagggaagaccttgcattttccaacatgacgatgccaaaccacatactgcatcaattacagcatcatggctgcgtagaagaagggtccgggtactgaactggccagcctgcagtccagatctttcacccatagaaaacatttggcgcatgataaaacgaaagatacgacaaaaaagacctaagaaagttgagcaactggaatcctacattagacaagaatgggttaacattcctatccctaaacttgagcaacttgtctcctcagtccccagacgtttacagactgttgtaaagagtaaaggggatgtctcacagtgggaaacatggccttgtcccaacttttttgagatgtgttgttgtcatgaaatttaaaatcacctaatttttctctttaaatgatacattttctcagtttaaacatttgatatgtcatctatgaggggcggcacggtggtgtagtggtttgcgctgtcgcctcacagcaagaaggtcctgggttcgagccccggggccggcgagggcctttctgtgtggagtttgcatgttctccccgtgtccgcgtgggtttcctccgggtgctccggtttcccccacagtccaaagacatgcaggttaggttaactggtgactctaaaaattgaccgtaggtatgaatgtgagtgtgaatggttgtctgtgtctatgtgtcagccctgtgatgacctggcgacttgtccagggtgtaccccgcctttcgcccgtagtcagctgggataggctccagcttgcctgcgaccctgtagaaggataaagcggctagagataatgagatgagatgtcatctatgttctattctgaataaaatatggatttttgaaacttccacatcattgcattccgtttttatttacaattttactttgtcccaacttttttggaatcggggttgtatgcatgCGCTGATTATGCTCTAATCTTGGACAGGCATGTGTAATTAGTCTTTGAGGTGTGCGCTGCTCAGAGCGTGAATACATGCGTGTGGAAGTTCGATGTGCCCCGGCACGATCGTGCGTGGAtctgacagcttttttttttttggtaagctTGATACTTTGGTTAAGTAAAGCACTGGAGTTTAAGTCTCAGTTAATTTATTGGTAAATGTGGTTAAATCAGTGTAAGCTAGAAGAAAGAAGTGGTGCATCAGTGATTAAAGATTTGAGCATACAAAggttatgagttcaaatcccagcactatGAAGCTGCTCTGGTGCCGGGAGTAACCTTCACCTGCTCAGGTGTGTCCTGCTCCAGTTTTATAAGATGCTTTGGGTAAAAGCATCAGCCAAATGGAGTGGATTAGATTTTATCTTCAAATTTACAGTAGATTAGAAAAAGCATACAGCACAGTGACATATTGTTCATAAAATTACTTGTAAATAATGTTTTATAATTATTTGTGACCTATCTGTGACTCTTTCAGGCAAGCTTTCGAAACAAGAGTAAATGAATATTGCACTTCAGATACTGACTTTATTTGTATTTGTATCCATTTCAATCTGTTTATACAGTTTATCTGTTTATGTTTTCATATTCAGTTACATCCCGACTGTGGACTTCAGTGAGTGGTAGATGTTAGTGAGTTGTAGAGTTCCAGGTTGTCTGTAGTTGTGTAGAGTTGCTGCAGATGGTGAACTGCTCATTAACACATCATTACCTGCTGTGTTCCTACAGGCTGCTGGCTGGAAGGAAATGAAGGCTTAATAAGAATCACTGCATACACAGGAGACTCAGTACTGCTGCCCTGCTCCTGCACTGACCTCCAAACCACACCTGAGACATTCACATGGGAGAGATACACAACATATGCATATAAATGGGTAAAGATATCTCCTGAGAGTGAGCAGTACAAAGAGAGATTTCAGCTGGTTAATGATCGCTCTTCAGGAAATCTCTCTCTGCTCATATCACACCTGACTGAAGAGGATGGAGGAGATTACAGGTGTAGTGTTAAAGGGAGTCAATACAGAGACATCAAACTCACTGTTAAAGGTAAAGGACTCATTTTTATTCACAATGCTACTTCAGTGATAATCTCATGACAGATTAATCTGATGTTGTAACAGCGATGCAATTTGTTGATGTTTGTTCATTCTCCAGGTTGCACACTGAATCAACCGACAGAGACTGTGACTGGATACGTGGGACAGTCTGTCCTTCTGCCCTGCTCCTGCTCTGAACTACAAGCCAAACCACAAGCTTTCACATGGAGATTTTCTAAAGAATCTGGTTACAAAGAAATCTTCCCAAAGGACCAGACAAATCTCTACACAGACAGAGTTCAGCTCTTTAATGATCATCTTCCAGGAAATCTCTCTCTACTGGTATCACACCTGACTGTAGAGGATGGAGGAGATTACAGGTGTAGGATCAGGTACAGAATCTACAGAGACATCCGTCTCACAGTAAGaggtaaaatgaccttctgtaaaTAAACCATGTGTGAAGTTGACTACAGTATGTAGCTAAAGTAAAGAAAtataaagaaatagaggaaaagtgCAACATAAAATCAGAAATAAAATGTAAGAATCAGATGTGAAAAGTTTCTGTTCTGTGTTCTGCCCCTcgtctgtgtttgtgttgatgatgatgatggattatCTGAGTTTGTGTTCTGACCCGCTTTCACTTCTCACTACGATTCCTGGATTGTCTTTAATAAAGAACATACTGAGTTTACACACTTGTGTCTTGCCTTCACTCACTGCATCTCACACTCCATTTCTAACTTATTAAACCTTTCTCTCCTTGCAGATGCACCAGTGACCAGAACAACTTCACCTCATTCCAAACCAGGTACCACACACCACTGATACACACTGGAATGAAAAGGGTTTATTAGTGTGTTAGTAcatcagctcacagcaagaatcACACACTAACTTTATCTGGTACACTTTATCCTGTACATGTCACAATAACAACAAAATCAACCCCAGTGGTTAATGACAAAACATCTGCACCCTCTGAAACATCTGAAACAGGTACTGATCAATACACTCCATTAATTTCTGTTCATTTCAGATGAAGTTTCATGATGTTCTCGTAACATCTCCAGGAACATAATTATCTCTTAAAACTACTCTTTATAAATACAGAACTTTTATAAGCTCTAAAAATGATCCAGATGGTTAGTTAGTGAAGCAAATAAATCTTAAAATTAGTCTTAGATTATCTGAAGTGTCCACCAGACTACAATCTGTGAATGAGCCATTGCTATACGTaggtacaataatgtattagaacgagCGCATTGATATAAACCTGTGACATTCAGCTGCAGATTTGTTAGTACAGCAAAACCAATTCTTGTGATCAATGATAAAGTGAATCCACAATCATCTGAACCATCTGAAAAATGTAACGATGAATTGACTGCATTAACTTCATTTACAGTTTTTGTGCTTCATGCTTGTTTGACATTTACAGGAATGCAAAGATTTATTTTCTCTGGGAAAGGACCAAAGTACTCATTTCTAATCATATATACATGCTCTAAAAGTAGATTAAAATGTTTAATGATtacaattggggcggcacggtggtgttgtggttagcgctgtcacctcacagcaagaaggtccgggttcgagccccgtggccggcgagggcctttctgtgcggagtttgcatgttctccccgtgtccgcgtgggtttcctccgggtgctccggtttcccccacagtccaaagacatgcaggttaggttaactggtgactctaaattgaccgtaggtgtgaatgtgagtgtgaatggttgtctgtgtctatgtgtcagccctgtgatgacctggcgacttgtccagagtgtaccccaccttttgcccgtagtcggctgggatagtctccggcttgcctgcgaccctgtagaacaggataaagaggctagagataatgagatgagatgattttccaCCAG from the Neoarius graeffei isolate fNeoGra1 chromosome 2, fNeoGra1.pri, whole genome shotgun sequence genome contains:
- the LOC132872165 gene encoding uncharacterized protein LOC132872165: MLLCFYLLLHITEGCWLEGNEGLIRITAYTGDSVLLPCSCTDLQTTPETFTWERYTTYAYKWVKISPESEQYKERFQLVNDRSSGNLSLLISHLTEEDGGDYRCSVKGSQYRDIKLTVKGCTLNQPTETVTGYVGQSVLLPCSCSELQAKPQAFTWRFSKESGYKEIFPKDQTNLYTDRVQLFNDHLPGNLSLLVSHLTVEDGGDYRCRIRYRIYRDIRLTVRDAPVTRTTSPHSKPDPQHIYISVGVVMALLLLLIFGGVMYWKHIEQRRRQTEISDGQTGQQTQQKKKNFTEPMNLITTSEPTYESVHTQNDSVVPYTAINPQSQRNNVEEKDDVTYLTVVHGNTVRAAHTQQASGDTTVYASIKTN